The Oryzias melastigma strain HK-1 linkage group LG6, ASM292280v2, whole genome shotgun sequence genome includes a window with the following:
- the tph1a gene encoding tryptophan 5-hydroxylase 1a — MYSNKLELPRRGRSFDSMNIGFEEKQLNNEINKSTFNKIEESTEKQNTSEKGRATIIFSLKNEVGGLVKALKLFQENHVNLVHIESRKSKRRNSEFEIFVDCDSNHEQLSEIIHLLRKHVNIVDMDPPDNSCLREEDLYDVPWFPKKISDLDKCANRVLMYGSDLDADHPGFKDNVYRKRRKYFADLAMAYKHGDPIPRIEFTEEEVKTWGVVYRELNKLYPTHACREYLKNLPLLSKYCECREDNIPQLEDVSRFLRERTGFTIRPVAGYLSPRDFLAGLAFRVFHCTQYVRHSSDPLYTPEPDTCHELLGHVPLLAEPSFAQFSQEIGLASLGASDDSVQKLATCYFFTVEFGLCKQEGHLRAYGAGLLSSISELKHALSGNARIMPFDPKVTSKQECIITTFQDVYFVSDSFEEAKVKMREFAKTIKRPFTVRYNPYTQSVDVLKDTLSINSVVEELRHELDIVGDALSRLNKHLGV, encoded by the exons ATAAACAAGTCAACCTTTAATAAAATTGAGGAAAGCACAGAGAAGCAAAACACATCAGAGAAAGGGCGAGCGACTATTATCTTCTCCCTTAAGAATGAGGTGGGGGGGCTTGTGAAGGCACTGAAACTCTTCCAA GAAAACCATGTCAACCTCGTGCACATTGAGTCCAGGAAATCCAAGAGACGCAACTCTGAGTTTGAGATTTTCGTGGACTGCGACAGCAACCACGAGCAACTGAGTGAGATCATCCATCTGCTTCGGAAGCATGTGAACATAGTCGACATGGACCCTCCAGATAACTCCTGCCTGCGCGAGGAAG ATTTGTATGATGTACCTTGGTTTCCGAAGAAAATTTCCGACTTGGACAAATGTGCAAACCGTGTCCTGATGTACGGCTCTGATCTGGATGCCGACCACCCG GGTTTTAAAGATAACGTCTACAGGAAAAGGCGAAAGTACTTTGCTGATCTCGCTATGGCCTACAAACA TGGGGACCCGATTCCTCGGATTGAGTTCACTGAAGAAGAGGTGAAGACTTGGGGTGTTGTGTACAGGGAGCTCAACAAACTCTACCCCACTCACGCCTGCAGGGAGTACTTGAAGAACCTGCCGCTGCTCTCCAAATACTGCGAATGTCGAGAGGACAACATCCCACAGCTGGAAGACGTCTCACGCTTCCTCAGAG AGCGAACCGGATTCACCATTAGACCTGTGGCCGGGTACCTGTCCCCGCGAGACTTCCTCGCCGGTTTGGCCTTCCGGGTTTTCCACTGCACTCAGTATGTCCGGCACAGCTCCGACCCCTTATACACCCCTGAGCC GGACACGTGTCACGAGCTGTTGGGTCACGTGCCGCTGCTGGCAGAGCCCAGCTTCGCTCAGTTTTCTCAGGAGATCGGTCTTGCTTCGCTCGGAGCTTCTGATGACTCGGTTCAGAAACTGGCCAca TGCTATTTCTTCACAGTGGAGTTTGGCTTATGCAAACAAGAAGGACACCTGCGAGCGTATGGAGCTGGACTGCTGTCATCGATTAGTGAGCTCAAG CATGCTCTCTCTGGTAATGCAAGGATAATGCCTTTTGATCCAAAAGTGACATCCAAACAAGAATGCATCATCACAACGTTTCAGGACGTCTACTTTGTGTCTGACAGCTTCGAGGAGGCTAAAGTCAAGATGAG AGAGTTCGCCAAAACCATCAAGCGCCCCTTCACAGTTCGATACAACCCCTACACCCAGAGCGTGGACGTGCTCAAAGACACTCTGAGCATCAACAGCGTGGTGGAGGAGCTCCGACACGAGCTCGACATCGTGGGTGATGCTCTGAGTCGACTCAACAAGCATCTGGGCGTCTGA